The Solirubrobacter pauli sequence GGCGATCGTCGTCGGCGCGGTGTGGTGCAGGCACTGCCACGTCTCGCTCCACGCCTTCGGACGCTTCTCCCAGCGCTTGAGCGCGCCGGTCATCAGCAGCTCCAGCCCTTCGGCGAACGACGACTTGCCGCTGCCGTTGCGGCCCACCACGACCGTGAGCCCGGGCGACGGGTCGAGCTTGAGCGTCGCCGGCCGCCCGATCCCCCGGAACCCCTCGACCGTGACCTCCTTCAGCCACACCGGCGGCGAGGTGTTCGTCGTCGGCGCGGGCGCGGCGCTGTCGGCGGCCACCTCGATCACGCGCTTGGCCTCGTCGTCGAGGTCGCTCGCGCCGAGCCGCTCCAGCAGGAGGGTGCGAAGTACCGGATCCATCGACCCGCGATCGTAGAACCCGGCGCGGTCGCCGAGCGCGGCGGCCGCTCTCACGACCGCCGCGTTCCGGGCGCGGACACGCGGCGCAGGCCGCGCGCCCGTCGAAGACTACGCCAGGACCAGCGCCTCGGCGCGCAGGCGCAGGCCGCCCGCCAGCGCCGTGCGCAGCTCGTCGGCGTCGTAGCGCGCCAGCTGCCCGGTCACCCACGGGATGCCGAAGCCGGGGACCGTCATGGCCTCCGCGGTGGTGATCCACACGTAGCCCAGGTCGCCGACGCGGAAGCTCTGCACCATCGGCTCCCCGTCGAAGCGGTGGGCGTGATCGGTGTTCGGCTGCTCACGAATCAGATCCACGCGCGCAGCCTCCCGGGTGGCGGTGGGGCGCGTCAACGCGCCAACGGCCACAACCCCCCGGCCGGGCTAATGCGCGCTATTCCGAATGTCGGAGCAGGTAGTCGATGTAGATCGGGCGGCGCGCGTCCATGGCCTCCTCGTCATGGCGCAGGACGTCCAGGACCTGGCGGCTCCAGTGCGCGACCTCTTCCTGGCCCTGCTCGGCGTCGCCCTCGGCGGCTTCGGCGGCCGGGGTCTCGGACAGCAGCCGCCAGAAGAACTTCACATCGAGATGGTGCTCGGCGCGCTTGACGGCGCGGTCGTGCAGCTCACGGGAGGACAGCGCGTCGAGCTCTTCGAAGGTGGTCACGGCTCGGAGGTTATCCGCGGACCGGGTGCGCCGAACAGGTACCCCTGGGCGTACGGGCATCCGAGCGCGAGCAGCTGCGCGGCCTGCTCCTCGTCCTCCACGCCCTCGGCGACGGCGGCGATGCCGAGGGCGGAGGCGAGCGACACGATCGCCGCGACGATCGCGGCGTCGCCGGGGGACGTGCCGAGCGCGGCGACGAACGAGCGGTCGATCTTGACGGCGCGCACGGGGAGGTCGCGCAGCGAGGAGTAGCCCGTGCCGAAGTCGTCCAGCACGAGCCCGACGCCCAGCTCGCGCAACGCGGCCACGTTGGCACGAGCCGTCTTCGGCGCGCCCTGGAGCACGCGCTCCTGCAGCTCCAGCCGCAGCCGGCCGGGCGGCAGGCCGCTCGCGTCGAGGGCGTCGGCGACCACGGTGGGCAGGTCGGGCTGCGCGAGCTGGCGCGGCGAGAGGTTGACCCACACCGCCGGGCCGTCCTCGGCGCGCCCGAACGCCGATGCGCTCTCCCGGCAGGCCTGCATCAGCGTCCAGGCGCCGATCTCGACGATCAGCGCGCTCTCCTCCGCGACGCCGATGAAGTCCGCCGGGGCGCTCATCACGCCGCCCGGCGAGTCCCACCGCAGCAGCGCCTCGTGCCCGATCACCGTGCGGTCGGCCAGCGCCACGATCGGCTGGAAGGCGAGCCGCAGCTGGCCGAGCGAGAGCGCGCGCTCGAGCGCGGCCGCCGTGCGCAGGCGCTCGCGCGCGTGCCGGCGCAAGCGCGTGTCGAACACCTCGACGCGGCCGCGGCCCTCGGCCTTGGCGCGGTAGGCGGCGGCGTCGGCGTCCGCCAGCAGCGCGTCCGGGTCCTGGCGGCCGGCCGCCCCCAGCGCGATGCCGATCGAGGCGGAGAGGCGATGCTCGATGCCGTCGACGTCCAGCGGCTCGTGCAGCGCCTCGGTCAGGCGGTGGCCGAGCGCGATCGCCGTGTGCTCGTCGATGTCCTCGCAGACGACCACGAACTCGTCGCCGCCGAGCCGCGCGACCGTGTCGGCCGGGCGGACCGTCGCCACGAGCCGGCGTGCCAGCGCGATCAGCAGCGCGTCCCCCGCCGCGTGGCCGTAGAGGTCGTTGACGGCCTTGAAGTCGTCGAGGTCGATGAACAGCACGCACGCGGCGCCGTCGTCGCGGCTCGTGCGCGCGAGCGCGTGGATGAGCCGCTCCCGGCACAGCGCCCGGTTCGCGAGCCCGGTCAGCGGGTCGTGCAGCGCCTCGTGGCGCATCCGCTCGTCCCCGCGCAGGCGCCCGAACGCGGTCGCGAGCACGTTCGCCATCGCGCGCAGGAAGCTCTCCTCGTCGAGCCCGAGGTCGCCCTCCACGCAGATCTCGCCGAAGACCTCGTCGCCCGACGCGATCTCGAACGTCGTCAGGTCCTCGCTGTCGCCGCCCCAGCCGGCGAGCACCTCGTCACCGCGCCGCACGACGACGTACTCGAGCGCGAGCGTCTCGCGCATGCGGTCGACCGCCTCCACGGCGAGGTCGCCGACGTCGGCGCCGGACAGCGCGCGCCCGCCCAGCGCCGCGATCGCCGCCTGCTGGCGCGACTGGCGCTGCAGCCGCGCCATCGCCTCGCGGTAGGTCGTCATGTCGCGCCCGATCGCGAGCAGGAGCGGCCCCGCCTCGGTCTCGACGATGCCCCAGCTCATCTCGCCCACGAACTCGCTGCCGTCGCGGCGCAGGCCGTCGGCGCGGATCGTGAACCGCAGCGGGTGCTCGGTCGCGAAGTACAGCTCCATGTTGCGCGTGTAGCGCGCCCGCACCGCCTCCGGCCAGAGGACCTGGACCGGCCGCCCGACCAGCTCGCCCGGGTCGTACCCGAACAGCGTCTCGGCGTGCGCGTTGACGAACACGATCCGTCCGTCGCGGCCAGTCGCCACGGTGGCGTCCGGCAGGCCCTCGAGCACGGCCCGCAGCGCCTTCTCGCCGAAGAGCAGCCGTTCCAGCTCGCTGGAATCCGTCCCCCCGGCCTCGTACTCGTCGGCATCCATCTACGGCTCGCCGAGAGCCTATCCGGCTAGAGCAGCCCTTTATCGCGCAATTGCGCGAGGGCCTCGTCGCGCTTGTCGAGGTCGAGGCCCATGCCGGCGAGCACCGCCGGCGTCTTCGTGAACTGGATGTCCCGGTAGTCGACGACCTCGACCCGGTTGCCCCACGGGTCGCGGAAGTCCAGCCGCGAACCCGGCTCGATCGCGACGTCGGCCGCCTCGAGGGCGGCCCGCACCGCGTCTTTGTCGTCGACCACGAGCCCGAAGTGGCGGCCGTGGTCGGGCCCTTGCTCGCGCCCTTCGGAGAGCGCGAGGAACTGGTCTCCCAGGTCGATGAACGCCATGCCCGGGGCGACACCGCGCAGATGGAGCTCGAAGAACCGGCCGTAGAACTCGAGCGCCGCGTCGATGCTGTCGACTTCGAGCGCCACGTGGTTGATCCCGACGAGCTTGGAGAGCATCGCGTGATCACATCACGCGCGGCTGACCGAAGGGGGCGATTAGAACTTGAAGCCCATGACGTGTCCTCCTGACAACGGTGATCGACGCCCGCCGAGGGCGTGTTTTGCAGGGATTTTGCGACTTGGAGTCGCGCTGTGCTCCGTTCATCGGTCACACAGCACGACTTCTGTAGCCCTACAAATCACAACTACCCCGTACGGGGGAGGGCGTGCGCGTGCACGCGGCGGCCGAACGCCAACTCGGCCTCGAAGTCGGCGTCGTCGCCGTGGGCGAAGCGCAGCTCACCGGCGGTGAGCAGGCTGATGAAGACCTCGACCACGGTCGGGTCGAGCTGGTGGCCGGAGACGCGCCGCAGCTCCGCGACGGCGTCGGTGGGAGAGATCGGCTTGCGGTAGGAGTCGCGGGCGGTGATCACGTCGTAGGTGTCGGCGACGGCGAGCAGCCGGGCGCCGACCGGGATCTCCTCGCCCGCGAGCGCACGCGGGTAGCCGCGGCCGTCCCAGCGCTCGTGGTGCGCGTGCACGATCTCGGCGACCGGGCCGTAGCCGTCGATCCGCCGGACGATGTTCGCCCCATCCTCCGGGTGGCGCTTGACGGCCTCCCACTGCTCGTCGGTGAGCCGCGCGTCGGCGAGCAGGATCGAGTCCGGGAACGCGAACTTGCCGATGTCGTGCAGCAGGGCGGCGGTGTGCACGAGCTCCTGCTCGTCCTCGCTCCAGCCGAGCGCCTCGGCCAGGGCGCGGGCGTAGCGGGCGACCGCGGCGCTGTGGCGTGCCGTCATCCGGTCGCGCAGCGCGAGCGTCTCGATCATCGACACGAGCACGCCGAGCTGCAGCGCGGCCAGCCGCTCCGCCCGCTCGCGCGAGAGCAGCAGCTCGCGCAGCAGGTACTGGAACACGAGCAGCACGAGCAGCATCAGCGCGATCGCGGCCACGCCGGTGCGCACGTAGAACGCGGCGACGAGCGCGCACAGCGCCGCGCTCAGCACCTCGCTCGGCAGGACCGGGATGAAGATCTTGCGGAACTCGCCCGCGAGCGAGACGCGCGTGGCGAACGCGTGGTGGCCGCCGATCATGAGGAAGTTCATGAGGTTCGTGAGCAGGAAGACGCCGATCACGAGCAGCGGGAAGGCGGCGGACATCTCGCTGATGTCGGCGGCGTCGATGATCAGCCCGCCGACCAGCGGGAAGCTCGCGAACGTCGCCAGGTTCGCCAGCAGCAGCGGGCCGGGGGTGCGGGAGCGCAGCTGGTCGAGCAGGACGCTCGTGACGCCGATCGCGGCGGCCGGCGCGGGGCCGAGCAGCGCCATCGCCAGCACGAGCGCGAGGAACGAGCCGCTGATGCGCTGCCCGTGGTGGCGGACCGCGAACAGGTCGCTCGTGAGCGCGAGTCCGAGGATGACTGCGACGAGCGCCGGCGGGTCCCACTGGGCGCTGGTCGAGGTGAGTGCGGCCACGGCGATCGAAGCCGCCAGTACGGCGGCTTCGACGACGAACAGCAATGTCGATCGGGTCGACATCGGTCGTCAAGACTAAGCCGTCCCTGCCCACTCCCTGCGAGTTTCCATCCAGGTTGGCGCTGGAGGTCGTTCAGCGGACCACGATGCCCCCGCCCGCGGAGGCCGCATGGCCGTCGACGGTCGTGCGCGCGTAGACGATCACCCCGCGATCGCGACGGATCGCCTGCGCGAGGATGCGCTTGCCCGCCCGCGTCAGGCGCACCCGCACGCGCCGTTGCTCACCGACAGGGATGCTGAAGCGTCGCGCGCGGCTCACGACGGGGCGGTTCCCGGCCGTGAGGCGCAGGGTTCCCGCGCACGCACCCGGACCGGACACGCAACGCACGGTCACGCGCAGGGTGGACGCCAGGCGCTGGGACGGCTGCTCGGGCAGCTCCAGCTCGGCGCGGGCGCACGGGCCCGGGCCGGCGCCGATCGCGAGCGGCGACTCGACCGGCGCGACCAGCAGACAGCCGTTCGCGCTCCACAGCACGTGCCGCTCGTCAGCGGTGAAGGACTCCAGCCGTCGCGTCGGGACGCCGAACGGGCGTACCGTGCCGTCCGGCTCGAGCACCTTCAGCCCGTAGCTCTGGCGGTAGACGACCCGCGCGCCGGCGATCACGGGCCGGTAGCCCGTGCCGGCGATCCGGCGCGGTGCCCCGCCCGGCAGCAGGTCGTACAGGGACTCGGGCCCGGTGACCACGGCGGCGCGACCGTCCGGGCCGAGCGCGACCCAGTCGGGGAAGCCCGGGAACGACGGGGTGGCGACGACCGCGCCGGTCCGCCAGTTGCGGATCACGACCCGCTTGGCGTCCTCCTCCGCGTACGACATCAGGTCCCCCGCGACGGTGGCGGTCTGCGCGTCCCCCTGGTCCGGGATCGGCAGGACGTGCGCGCCGGCCGCGTCGTGCACGACGAGCCGGTCCTGCTCGTGCACGATCAGGCGGTCCCCGTCGACGGTCGCGGTGCGCAGATCGGCCGCGCGTGCGTCGAGCGGGGCGACGCGGGTCCAGGGACCCGTCGGCGGACCGCTGAAGAGGTGCGAATCCAGCTCACCGTCCGGCGTCTCGACCAGCAGGTGCAGCGCCACCCGCTGCGCCGAGGCGGACAGCTCCGGCATCGGGGTGTGCCTGGGCGGCACGCGGTACGCGAACACCCGGCGCGGCGTCCCGCCCGTGAGCGGGACCGCGTAGACGCCCAGCTCGCGCCCGCGCGTGCGCGTGAAGAACGCGGAGTCGCCGGAGAGCGCGTACGCGTCGCCGCCCACGAGCGCGTCCCCGGGATCCAGCGTGGTGAGCGGCGTCGGCATGGCCAGGGCGCTCACAAGCGCGAGAGTGGTGAGCATGCTCGACCCGAATACCCCGCCTGGGGCTAGCCGTACCCGGCTCGGGGGAGTCCGGTAGGTCGGCTCGCCGGGAGCCTCCACGGATTTCGGGCCCCGCTGAGCCGAACATCTGCAGCGTGACCGAGAACAAGAACTTCGCCGCCCGGATGGGCCGCTGGAGCGCCCAGCACCGCAAGAAGGCCATCTTCGGCTGGCTCGCCTTCGTCGTGCTCTCGCTGGTGGTCGGCGGAGCGCTCGGCGTGAAGGCCCCCGAGGACGAGAACACCTACGTCGGCGACTCCGGCAAGGCCCACGCGCTCGTCGACCAGCACTTCCCCTCCGAGAACGCGGAGAGCATCCTCGTCAAGGGCAAGGACGCGAAGGCCGTGCGCGCTGCAGTCGACGACACGGTCGCCGCGGTCTCCGAGCAAAAGGCCGTCTACGACGTGCAGTCGCCGTACGAGAAGGGCAACGAGGGCCAGCTCGCGAAGGACGGCGCGGCGCTCGTGACCTTCAAGCTGCGCGGCGATGAGGCCGCGGCGGAGACGTCGGTCGAGCCGGTGCTGGCCGCCGTGGCCGGCGTGCAGGCTGCGCATCGCGACGTCTTCGTCGGCGAGTTCGGGTCCGCCTCCGCGAGCAAGGCGCTGTCGAAGGCGTTCGAGGACGACTTCAAGAAGGCCGAGACGCTCTCGCTGCCGATCACCCTGCTCATCCTCGTGCTCGCGTTCGGCGCCCTGGTGGCCGCCGGCGTGCCGCTGCTGCTCGGGTTGTCGGCGGTAATGGCGGCGCTGGGCCTGGTCGCGCTGCCGTCGCAGCTCGTCCCGCTCGGCGAGAACACCGCCTCGATCGTCCTGCTCGTCGGCCTGGCCGTGGGCGTCGACTACACGCTGTTCTACCTGCGCCGTGAGCGCGAGGAGCGTGCGCGCGGCGCTTCACACCGCGATGCGATCCACACCGCCGCCGCCACCTCCGGCCGCGCGGTGCTCATCTCCGGCCTGACCGTCATCGTCGCCATGGCCGGCATGTTCCTGGCCGGCGACCAGACGTTCACCGCGCTCGGCGTCGGTGCGATCACCGTCGTGCTGGTGGCCATGATCGGCTCCGTCACGGTCGTCCCCGCGATCCTCTCCGTGCTCGGCGACAAGGTCGAGAAGGGCCGCGTCCCGTTCCTGCACCGCCTGCGCCGCGAAGGCGGCGAGAGCCGCGTGTGGGGCAAGATCCTCGACGTCGTCCTGCGCCGCCCGGCCGTGTCGGCCGTGCTGGCCACCGCGGTGCTCCTCGCGCTGGCGTTCCCCGCGCTCGGCATGCGCGCGGTGCTCTCCGGCACGGACGACCTGCCGCGCGACCTGCCGGTGATGCAGGTCTACGACAAGATGGAGGCGTCGTTCCCGGGTGGCCAGATCCCGGCCGTCGTGACCATCAAGGGCGACGACGTCACGTCCCCCGCGGTGGTCGCTTCGATCAAGGACCTCGAGCGGCGCGCCGTCGACTCCGGCCGCTTCAACGCGCCGGTCGACGTCACCGTCTCCAAGGACAAGCACGTCGCCCAGATCGCGATCCCGATCAAGGGCAGCGGCACCGACGACCTCTCCAACGACGGCCTGGCGGACCTGCGCCAGTCGCTGGTGGCGCAGACCGTCGGCGGCGCGGACGGCGTGTCCGCGGCCTACGTGTCCGGCATGACCGCCGAGACCAAGGACTACGTCGACTTCCTCAAGGGCCGCGCACCGCTGGTCGTCGGGTTCGTGCTCGTGCTCGCGTTCCTGCTGCTGCTCGTCACGTTCCGCTCGCTGATCATCCCGATCAAGGCGATCGTGCTGAACCTGCTGTCGGTCGGCGCCGCGTACGGCGTGCTGACCTGGGTCTTCCAGGACGGCCACTTCGAGCACGCGCTCGGCTTCGAGTCCAACGGCGGCGTCACCGCGTGGCTGCCGATCTTCCTGTTCGTGATCCTGTTCGGCCTGTCGATGGACTACCACGTGTTCATCCTCAGCCGGGTCAAGGAGGCGGTGGACCGCGGCATGAAGACCGAGGACGCCGTGACGCACGCGATCAAGGCCACCGCCTCGACCGTGACCAGCGCCGCGATCGTGATGGTCGCCGTGTTCGCGATCTTCGCGACGCTGAG is a genomic window containing:
- a CDS encoding VOC family protein translates to MLSKLVGINHVALEVDSIDAALEFYGRFFELHLRGVAPGMAFIDLGDQFLALSEGREQGPDHGRHFGLVVDDKDAVRAALEAADVAIEPGSRLDFRDPWGNRVEVVDYRDIQFTKTPAVLAGMGLDLDKRDEALAQLRDKGLL
- a CDS encoding putative bifunctional diguanylate cyclase/phosphodiesterase → MDADEYEAGGTDSSELERLLFGEKALRAVLEGLPDATVATGRDGRIVFVNAHAETLFGYDPGELVGRPVQVLWPEAVRARYTRNMELYFATEHPLRFTIRADGLRRDGSEFVGEMSWGIVETEAGPLLLAIGRDMTTYREAMARLQRQSRQQAAIAALGGRALSGADVGDLAVEAVDRMRETLALEYVVVRRGDEVLAGWGGDSEDLTTFEIASGDEVFGEICVEGDLGLDEESFLRAMANVLATAFGRLRGDERMRHEALHDPLTGLANRALCRERLIHALARTSRDDGAACVLFIDLDDFKAVNDLYGHAAGDALLIALARRLVATVRPADTVARLGGDEFVVVCEDIDEHTAIALGHRLTEALHEPLDVDGIEHRLSASIGIALGAAGRQDPDALLADADAAAYRAKAEGRGRVEVFDTRLRRHARERLRTAAALERALSLGQLRLAFQPIVALADRTVIGHEALLRWDSPGGVMSAPADFIGVAEESALIVEIGAWTLMQACRESASAFGRAEDGPAVWVNLSPRQLAQPDLPTVVADALDASGLPPGRLRLELQERVLQGAPKTARANVAALRELGVGLVLDDFGTGYSSLRDLPVRAVKIDRSFVAALGTSPGDAAIVAAIVSLASALGIAAVAEGVEDEEQAAQLLALGCPYAQGYLFGAPGPRITSEP
- a CDS encoding HD-GYP domain-containing protein, translating into MSTRSTLLFVVEAAVLAASIAVAALTSTSAQWDPPALVAVILGLALTSDLFAVRHHGQRISGSFLALVLAMALLGPAPAAAIGVTSVLLDQLRSRTPGPLLLANLATFASFPLVGGLIIDAADISEMSAAFPLLVIGVFLLTNLMNFLMIGGHHAFATRVSLAGEFRKIFIPVLPSEVLSAALCALVAAFYVRTGVAAIALMLLVLLVFQYLLRELLLSRERAERLAALQLGVLVSMIETLALRDRMTARHSAAVARYARALAEALGWSEDEQELVHTAALLHDIGKFAFPDSILLADARLTDEQWEAVKRHPEDGANIVRRIDGYGPVAEIVHAHHERWDGRGYPRALAGEEIPVGARLLAVADTYDVITARDSYRKPISPTDAVAELRRVSGHQLDPTVVEVFISLLTAGELRFAHGDDADFEAELAFGRRVHAHALPRTG
- a CDS encoding MMPL family transporter encodes the protein MTENKNFAARMGRWSAQHRKKAIFGWLAFVVLSLVVGGALGVKAPEDENTYVGDSGKAHALVDQHFPSENAESILVKGKDAKAVRAAVDDTVAAVSEQKAVYDVQSPYEKGNEGQLAKDGAALVTFKLRGDEAAAETSVEPVLAAVAGVQAAHRDVFVGEFGSASASKALSKAFEDDFKKAETLSLPITLLILVLAFGALVAAGVPLLLGLSAVMAALGLVALPSQLVPLGENTASIVLLVGLAVGVDYTLFYLRREREERARGASHRDAIHTAAATSGRAVLISGLTVIVAMAGMFLAGDQTFTALGVGAITVVLVAMIGSVTVVPAILSVLGDKVEKGRVPFLHRLRREGGESRVWGKILDVVLRRPAVSAVLATAVLLALAFPALGMRAVLSGTDDLPRDLPVMQVYDKMEASFPGGQIPAVVTIKGDDVTSPAVVASIKDLERRAVDSGRFNAPVDVTVSKDKHVAQIAIPIKGSGTDDLSNDGLADLRQSLVAQTVGGADGVSAAYVSGMTAETKDYVDFLKGRAPLVVGFVLVLAFLLLLVTFRSLIIPIKAIVLNLLSVGAAYGVLTWVFQDGHFEHALGFESNGGVTAWLPIFLFVILFGLSMDYHVFILSRVKEAVDRGMKTEDAVTHAIKATASTVTSAAIVMVAVFAIFATLSFIDFKQMGIGLSVAILIDATLVRAVLLPATMKLLGKWNWYLPKRLHWLPEFRHEAEPSPSQA